A window of the Tunturibacter empetritectus genome harbors these coding sequences:
- a CDS encoding DUF5522 domain-containing protein has product MSAMQDSIKPAVIPPPVPPADDAPQELLPEDFYYEGPYLVFTAAYHLKRGYCCNSDCRHCPYK; this is encoded by the coding sequence ATGTCAGCCATGCAGGACTCCATCAAACCCGCCGTCATTCCACCGCCTGTTCCACCTGCGGACGACGCGCCTCAGGAGCTCCTGCCTGAAGACTTCTACTACGAGGGTCCATACCTCGTGTTTACCGCTGCCTACCATCTCAAGCGCGGCTACTGTTGTAACTCAGATTGTCGTCACTGCCCCTATAAGTAA
- a CDS encoding DUF4337 domain-containing protein: protein MEANEVSEFANQMKESGESGEESLKSISLGISILAVLVAMVTVLGHRTHTEAVLMQSRAGDQWNEYQAKKIRMDNLSVTLDLLAMEPTLNASATETKRQEYEAHIEKWKEDLTEEQNKAREFEAEVTLAEAKASRYDLGEALLQIAVVLCSITLFTRKRAYFLLGLSLGGAGIVVACSAFLVR from the coding sequence ATGGAAGCCAATGAAGTCTCAGAGTTTGCCAATCAGATGAAGGAGTCGGGGGAGTCGGGCGAAGAGTCGCTGAAGAGCATCTCGCTTGGCATCTCGATTCTGGCGGTGCTGGTTGCAATGGTCACCGTTCTTGGGCATCGCACGCATACTGAGGCGGTGCTGATGCAGTCTCGCGCGGGCGATCAGTGGAACGAGTACCAGGCGAAGAAGATTCGCATGGATAATCTCTCGGTCACCCTGGATCTGCTGGCGATGGAGCCTACGCTCAACGCTTCTGCTACCGAGACGAAGCGTCAGGAGTATGAGGCTCATATCGAGAAGTGGAAGGAAGATCTGACCGAGGAGCAGAACAAGGCTCGTGAGTTCGAGGCCGAAGTGACTCTCGCCGAGGCGAAGGCCTCTCGTTACGATCTTGGAGAGGCGCTGCTGCAGATTGCTGTGGTGCTTTGCTCGATTACGCTGTTCACGCGAAAGCGGGCTTACTTCCTTCTCGGGCTCTCGCTGGGGGGGGCAGGGATTGTGGTGGCCTGTTCGGCTTTTCTGGTCCGCTAG
- a CDS encoding VIT1/CCC1 transporter family protein, translating to MHEVAHATHSHGPHIEGHFESTEAVRDIVIGLSDGLTVPFALAAGLSGAVASSHIVVLAGLAEIAAGSIAMGLGGYLAARGDAEHYVSEREREEREIIERTRDEEEEIYEIFEHYNVDRTSATPVLNALKQNPTAWVDFMMRFELGLEKPAANRAHRSALTIAISYIAGGLIPLLPYMLVADNLTALKLSVVITLLALAVFGALKGKLVGTGWLRSALQTVLIGGAAAAVAYTLARLLNSHAS from the coding sequence ATGCATGAGGTAGCGCACGCAACACACAGCCACGGCCCCCACATCGAAGGCCACTTCGAATCCACTGAGGCCGTCCGCGACATCGTCATCGGCCTCTCCGACGGTCTTACCGTTCCCTTCGCTCTCGCCGCAGGCCTCTCCGGAGCTGTCGCCTCTTCCCACATCGTCGTCCTCGCCGGACTAGCCGAAATAGCCGCAGGCTCCATCGCCATGGGTCTCGGCGGCTATCTCGCCGCCCGCGGAGACGCCGAACACTACGTCTCCGAGCGCGAACGCGAAGAGCGCGAGATCATCGAGCGCACCCGCGACGAAGAAGAAGAGATCTACGAGATCTTCGAGCACTACAACGTGGATCGTACCAGCGCAACTCCAGTCCTCAATGCGCTCAAACAGAACCCCACCGCCTGGGTCGACTTCATGATGCGTTTCGAACTCGGCCTCGAAAAACCTGCCGCAAACCGCGCCCACCGCTCCGCCCTCACCATCGCAATCTCCTACATCGCTGGCGGCCTTATCCCCCTGCTCCCCTACATGCTCGTCGCCGACAACCTCACTGCACTGAAGCTCTCCGTCGTCATCACGCTATTGGCACTAGCAGTCTTCGGAGCTTTGAAAGGAAAGCTGGTGGGCACTGGCTGGCTGCGCAGCGCTCTACAGACCGTCCTGATCGGTGGAGCCGCAGCCGCTGTCGCCTACACCCTCGCCCGTCTCCTAAACTCCCACGCAAGCTGA
- a CDS encoding MarC family protein, which translates to MFNPHAVSLAGLEHSAYVQFSVLALSSIFFLVDPFAALPTFLAVTEGADAARRRKMAWKASVTALVVLSAFAVAGQYIFRMFGITLPAFEIAGGIILLLIGLDMLEAKRSPTQESTEETTEAAQKEDAGIVPLGIPMLAGPGSITSVMVLVGQAQSSWQKIAIILLAIFITAAICYLVLGNSDRVARALGDTGVRILVRIMGLLLVALAVQYFVNGMIDLGVINKP; encoded by the coding sequence ATGTTCAATCCCCATGCCGTCAGCCTCGCGGGGCTGGAGCACTCGGCGTACGTGCAGTTTTCTGTTCTCGCGCTCAGCTCCATCTTCTTTCTCGTCGACCCGTTTGCCGCTCTGCCCACCTTTCTCGCGGTGACAGAGGGTGCGGATGCGGCGCGTCGACGAAAGATGGCCTGGAAGGCGTCGGTCACCGCACTGGTCGTGCTCAGCGCGTTCGCCGTGGCGGGGCAGTACATCTTTAGGATGTTCGGCATCACGCTTCCGGCCTTCGAGATCGCCGGCGGCATTATCCTCCTGCTCATCGGCCTGGACATGCTCGAAGCCAAGCGCTCGCCCACGCAGGAGTCGACCGAAGAGACTACCGAAGCCGCGCAGAAAGAAGACGCGGGTATAGTCCCGCTTGGCATTCCAATGCTCGCGGGTCCAGGCTCCATTACCAGCGTGATGGTACTGGTCGGCCAGGCACAGTCGAGCTGGCAGAAGATCGCCATTATCTTGCTTGCAATCTTCATCACAGCGGCGATCTGCTATCTGGTCCTCGGAAACTCCGACCGGGTGGCCCGCGCTCTGGGAGATACTGGCGTCAGGATTCTGGTCCGCATCATGGGTCTGTTGCTGGTGGCTCTCGCGGTGCAGTACTTTGTGAATGGCATGATCGATCTTGGTGTGATCAACAAGCCGTAA
- a CDS encoding VWA domain-containing protein, with protein sequence MSLRLAANLRQAVTWRGIVAAMLVGVVAGMPVAGGWAQQPDQSGGFTLKVQSDIVLTNVIVRDKKTGEVVKGLKESDFTILENGKPQKIASFDYQNVDEAAVLREKSTVIGKASIADLVNGEFASNPATLRDHRLIVMFFDLSSMQPEDIDRAVESAQDFVNKKMQQADLVALVSMATGLSMDQDFTSDKAALLKGLGKYNGTEGTGFANGNEGGNSGGTADDASSFTSDDSEYNALNTDRELYAIRTIAKSLERVDQRKSLLYFSGGLTRQGIENQASMRAATNEAVKANMAIYSVDSRGLEALPPVGNASTGSLRGTAAYSGGAMQSQLDANFGSQETLATLSSDTGGKAFFDSNDFAPAFQQVQHDTEAYYIVGFRSTNTARDGSFRHLTVKLNRSDVKLDYRPGYYAPADFQHQKSQDREQALMEELRSDLPATDVAVYLQALYFRMAENKFFVPVSLIIPGSQIHSVKNGDRDKANIDVIGQVKNAEGIVVGNVRDTVKLALDAAQQVQQKKIQYSTGFTLAPGRYHLKFVVRENQTGAMGSFETDLQVPDLKKTPLKLSSIVLSSQRVPNTAKKVSSPLVRDGVEWIPNVPHVFRQDQHLYFLYEVYDPAKEKGAAEPSSSPGLTRREGGPVRVLTSIEFLIGGVKVYETPLVEAKTVNVPERGAVAFQFDVPLTPLKPGTYICQVNVIDDAGGSFSFPRMAMRVEPGTAPVVAPATSASAPVSPGGPIKPQ encoded by the coding sequence ATGAGTTTGCGACTAGCGGCTAACTTGCGACAAGCGGTGACCTGGCGTGGAATTGTAGCTGCGATGCTGGTCGGCGTGGTTGCCGGGATGCCTGTGGCGGGTGGGTGGGCGCAGCAGCCGGACCAGTCGGGTGGATTTACGCTGAAGGTGCAGAGCGATATTGTGCTGACCAACGTGATAGTGCGGGACAAGAAGACGGGCGAGGTTGTGAAGGGACTGAAGGAGAGCGACTTTACGATTCTGGAGAATGGGAAGCCGCAGAAGATTGCCAGCTTCGACTATCAAAATGTGGATGAAGCCGCGGTGCTGCGGGAGAAGTCGACCGTGATTGGAAAAGCTTCGATCGCGGACTTGGTCAATGGGGAGTTTGCGTCGAATCCAGCTACGCTGCGGGATCATCGGCTGATCGTGATGTTCTTCGATTTGAGCAGTATGCAGCCGGAGGATATCGACCGGGCGGTGGAGTCGGCACAGGACTTCGTGAACAAGAAGATGCAGCAGGCGGACCTGGTGGCGCTGGTGAGCATGGCTACCGGCCTGAGCATGGATCAGGACTTTACCTCGGATAAGGCGGCGCTGCTCAAGGGGTTGGGCAAGTACAACGGAACCGAGGGGACGGGTTTCGCGAACGGCAATGAAGGGGGCAACTCAGGCGGGACGGCGGATGATGCTTCGAGTTTTACCTCTGATGACAGCGAGTACAACGCGCTGAATACGGATCGGGAGCTCTATGCGATCCGGACGATTGCGAAGAGTCTCGAGAGGGTCGATCAGCGGAAGAGCTTGTTGTACTTCAGCGGCGGGCTGACGCGACAGGGGATAGAAAACCAGGCGAGTATGCGGGCGGCTACGAATGAGGCCGTGAAGGCCAACATGGCCATCTACAGTGTGGACTCGCGTGGGTTGGAGGCTCTGCCGCCGGTGGGAAATGCCTCGACGGGTAGCCTGCGTGGGACGGCGGCTTACAGCGGCGGCGCGATGCAGAGCCAGTTGGATGCGAACTTCGGCTCGCAGGAGACGCTGGCGACGCTCTCCTCCGACACGGGCGGGAAGGCGTTCTTCGATTCGAACGACTTTGCGCCGGCGTTTCAGCAGGTGCAGCATGATACGGAGGCTTACTACATCGTTGGGTTCCGCTCGACCAATACGGCGCGGGATGGAAGCTTCCGGCACCTGACGGTGAAGTTGAATCGCAGCGATGTAAAGCTCGACTACCGCCCGGGCTACTACGCCCCTGCCGACTTTCAGCACCAGAAGTCCCAGGACCGGGAGCAGGCTTTGATGGAGGAGTTGCGGAGCGATCTTCCGGCGACCGATGTTGCGGTGTATCTGCAGGCCTTGTACTTCAGGATGGCGGAGAACAAGTTTTTTGTTCCGGTATCGCTGATCATTCCGGGGTCGCAGATCCATAGTGTGAAGAACGGCGACCGGGATAAAGCCAATATCGATGTGATCGGGCAGGTGAAGAACGCCGAGGGCATTGTTGTGGGGAACGTTCGCGACACGGTGAAGCTCGCGCTCGATGCGGCGCAACAGGTCCAGCAGAAGAAGATTCAGTATTCGACTGGATTCACGCTGGCTCCCGGAAGATACCACCTGAAGTTTGTGGTGCGGGAGAACCAGACGGGCGCGATGGGCAGCTTTGAGACCGACCTGCAGGTGCCCGATCTGAAGAAGACTCCACTGAAGCTGAGTTCGATTGTGCTGTCGAGCCAGCGGGTGCCGAACACGGCCAAGAAGGTCTCGAGTCCCCTGGTGCGGGACGGAGTGGAGTGGATTCCGAATGTGCCCCACGTGTTTCGGCAGGACCAGCACCTCTACTTTCTGTACGAGGTGTACGATCCGGCGAAGGAGAAGGGTGCTGCGGAGCCCTCGAGTTCTCCCGGGTTGACGCGGCGCGAGGGCGGCCCGGTACGGGTGTTGACCAGCATTGAGTTTCTGATTGGCGGCGTGAAAGTGTATGAAACGCCGCTGGTTGAGGCCAAAACGGTGAATGTCCCCGAGCGGGGCGCCGTGGCGTTCCAGTTCGATGTGCCGCTGACTCCGTTGAAACCTGGGACCTATATCTGCCAAGTAAACGTGATCGATGATGCTGGCGGAAGCTTCAGCTTTCCCCGGATGGCGATGCGAGTGGAGCCGGGGACGGCGCCAGTGGTGGCTCCCGCAACCTCTGCATCCGCGCCGGTCTCCCCTGGTGGTCCTATCAAACCGCAGTGA
- a CDS encoding TonB-dependent receptor has product MQAICLTVMARGEAKVRGSIRSVALGLVLAGSAWGQAVPPVQPNAATPAQEATPPAATPPAAVESSGGTISGTVKAGAVPLPGVAVTASNTLTGKRYATTTDGNGAFAMTVPRNGRYVVRAELAAFAAETKEVLINAAGQNGGKPAQVAEFGLQLASRVQQQEQRQAAATSAGVMRGLQALSVTGDASGSADATVGGGGAGAQLPSLAGMGGGEAAASDSVTVSGAAGQTNGLAGYSEDDIRERVQDAIAQAQRQGGAVGDIASSVVGMLGGMMGGGGFGGPGGGGFGGRGGGGGRGGGGGGFRGFNPTQPHGAVFYQGGNGALDATNFSLTGAPVVKPGYSTNRFGVSFAGSPFIPGVVKASTKQFVFFNVTGQRNITPSNLYGTVPTLAERSGDFSALLQPTNGLSATQLYNPATGAAIPANVFSNAGLSVSPQAAALLNFYPAPNIATTGRQGYNYQTITTAGNNATTAALRYVRNFGQNNTFGGGRREQQGSGPATLRQNINFNGSYSHTAADNPNIFLPLGGATETNGYGVTAGYTIGYGKLTNNASINWNRSHATARNYFTNGSDPLDGTGITIPKPVIGGDAGIYNGLPNVSVSNFTGLTQALPNDAVNQTISFSDFMSYRYKKHSMRYGFDIRRVHADTVGGTNVVGSFTFTGYATQNPVSACTSSSTVTCPVVAPSGYGLADLLLGLPQQSAIQAATQKTYLRANVFDWYAQDDWRVLANLTLNYGLRYEYFSPYVEKDNRLVNLDHNADFTVVTPVCPVAIAGACGAGTVRSLVNPDRNMYSPRLGFAYRPKLKIFKDTVVRGGYGINFNTGQYATVARNLSAQVPFALTQTNVVGQTGCTPGTLTLANGFGCSTTPVQNNYAANLDYRLGHVQVWNVDIQRTFPLGIVANVGYNGAKGGELDIVRAPNRTATGVLNPGAQPFNYEDSLGFSRFQQLSVNVRKRLQKGVSLQATYHYGHSIDNASSIGGTTVVPAQNDKDLNAEEGNSSFDVRHQVTGNWVLELPFGPNRAFFTKGGFWSRALDGFSLSGDFTFASGTYFTPHYVSTVAETATGTNNTLRPDRVFSQPIPGQGTILNWFNAAAFAAPANGYGTASRGSIEGPGIAVADASLSRTVALGETRSFEARVTSTNVFNTVQYSGIDTTLNSQTFGQVTSAATMRRLTVLARYRF; this is encoded by the coding sequence ATGCAGGCGATCTGTTTGACGGTGATGGCGCGAGGCGAGGCAAAGGTGCGGGGATCGATTCGATCAGTGGCGTTGGGTCTGGTGTTGGCTGGGAGTGCGTGGGGACAGGCTGTGCCGCCGGTTCAACCGAATGCGGCTACGCCGGCGCAAGAGGCGACGCCCCCTGCGGCTACGCCGCCTGCCGCGGTTGAATCGAGTGGCGGAACGATCAGCGGAACCGTAAAGGCTGGAGCAGTTCCCTTGCCCGGAGTTGCCGTGACTGCGAGCAATACGCTGACCGGGAAGAGGTATGCGACGACGACCGATGGGAATGGCGCGTTTGCGATGACGGTTCCGCGCAACGGCCGCTATGTGGTGAGGGCTGAGCTGGCCGCGTTCGCAGCGGAGACGAAGGAGGTTTTGATCAACGCTGCCGGGCAGAATGGCGGCAAACCTGCGCAGGTGGCGGAGTTTGGATTGCAGCTGGCCTCGCGGGTGCAGCAGCAGGAGCAGCGCCAGGCTGCGGCGACAAGTGCTGGAGTGATGCGGGGATTGCAGGCCTTGAGTGTGACTGGTGATGCGTCGGGTTCGGCGGATGCAACGGTTGGAGGAGGAGGCGCTGGAGCGCAGCTTCCGTCGCTTGCGGGGATGGGGGGCGGCGAGGCGGCGGCGAGCGATTCGGTGACCGTGAGTGGTGCAGCGGGACAGACAAATGGGCTTGCGGGATACAGCGAAGACGATATTCGGGAGCGGGTGCAGGATGCGATTGCGCAGGCGCAGCGGCAGGGTGGAGCGGTGGGCGATATTGCGAGTTCGGTGGTAGGGATGCTGGGCGGGATGATGGGAGGGGGAGGATTTGGCGGGCCGGGCGGCGGGGGATTCGGAGGTCGCGGTGGCGGCGGCGGGCGTGGTGGTGGCGGCGGTGGGTTTCGCGGGTTCAATCCTACGCAGCCGCATGGAGCGGTGTTCTACCAGGGCGGCAACGGTGCGCTGGATGCAACGAACTTTTCGCTGACGGGAGCGCCGGTGGTGAAGCCGGGTTACAGCACGAACAGATTTGGAGTGAGCTTTGCGGGGTCGCCGTTTATTCCGGGAGTGGTGAAGGCGAGTACGAAGCAGTTCGTCTTCTTCAACGTGACGGGGCAGCGGAATATTACACCCTCGAACCTTTACGGCACGGTGCCGACGCTGGCTGAGCGGAGTGGGGACTTCTCTGCCCTGCTGCAGCCTACGAACGGATTGTCTGCGACGCAGCTCTACAATCCGGCGACCGGCGCGGCGATTCCGGCGAACGTATTTTCAAACGCGGGGCTTAGCGTCTCGCCACAGGCGGCGGCGCTGCTGAACTTTTATCCGGCACCGAATATTGCAACGACGGGGCGGCAGGGGTACAACTACCAGACAATTACGACTGCGGGAAACAACGCGACGACGGCGGCGCTCCGGTACGTGCGGAACTTTGGGCAGAACAATACCTTTGGCGGTGGACGCAGAGAGCAGCAAGGCAGCGGGCCTGCAACGCTGCGGCAGAATATCAACTTCAATGGGAGCTACTCGCACACAGCTGCGGATAATCCGAATATCTTTCTGCCGCTGGGGGGTGCGACGGAGACGAATGGATATGGCGTGACTGCCGGTTACACGATCGGATATGGCAAGCTGACCAACAACGCTTCGATCAACTGGAACCGGTCGCACGCTACGGCGCGGAACTACTTTACGAATGGGAGCGATCCGCTGGATGGTACGGGGATCACGATTCCGAAGCCGGTGATTGGCGGCGATGCGGGGATCTATAACGGCCTGCCAAATGTGAGCGTCTCGAACTTTACCGGGTTGACGCAGGCTCTGCCGAACGATGCGGTGAATCAGACGATCTCATTCTCGGACTTTATGAGTTACAGATACAAGAAACACAGTATGCGGTATGGATTTGATATTCGGCGAGTGCATGCGGATACGGTGGGTGGGACGAATGTGGTGGGATCGTTCACGTTTACCGGATATGCGACGCAGAATCCGGTGAGTGCGTGTACGTCGTCCTCGACGGTGACTTGCCCGGTGGTGGCGCCGAGTGGATATGGGTTGGCTGATCTTCTGCTGGGGCTGCCGCAGCAGTCGGCGATCCAGGCGGCGACGCAGAAGACCTATCTGCGGGCGAATGTCTTTGACTGGTATGCGCAGGATGATTGGCGGGTGTTGGCGAATCTGACTTTGAACTATGGACTGAGGTATGAGTATTTTTCGCCTTATGTGGAGAAGGATAATCGGCTGGTGAATCTGGATCACAATGCGGATTTTACGGTGGTGACGCCGGTGTGTCCGGTGGCGATTGCGGGGGCATGCGGGGCGGGGACGGTGCGGTCGCTGGTGAATCCGGATAGGAATATGTACTCGCCGCGGCTGGGGTTTGCGTATCGGCCGAAGCTGAAGATCTTCAAAGATACGGTGGTGCGTGGGGGGTATGGGATCAACTTCAACACGGGGCAGTATGCGACGGTGGCGAGGAATCTTTCCGCGCAGGTGCCGTTTGCGTTGACGCAGACGAACGTGGTGGGGCAGACGGGATGCACTCCGGGGACGCTGACGCTGGCGAATGGGTTCGGCTGCTCGACGACGCCGGTGCAGAACAACTACGCGGCTAATCTGGATTATCGACTGGGGCATGTGCAGGTGTGGAACGTGGATATTCAGCGGACGTTTCCGCTGGGGATTGTGGCGAATGTTGGATACAACGGAGCGAAGGGTGGGGAGCTGGATATTGTGCGGGCACCGAACCGGACGGCGACGGGTGTGCTGAATCCTGGGGCGCAGCCGTTCAATTATGAGGATTCGCTGGGGTTTTCGCGGTTTCAGCAGTTGAGCGTGAATGTGCGGAAGCGGCTGCAGAAGGGGGTTTCGCTGCAGGCGACGTATCACTATGGGCACTCGATCGATAACGCTTCGTCGATTGGCGGGACGACAGTGGTTCCTGCGCAGAACGATAAGGATTTGAATGCGGAAGAGGGGAACAGCTCGTTCGATGTGCGGCACCAGGTGACGGGAAACTGGGTGCTGGAGCTGCCGTTTGGGCCGAACCGGGCTTTCTTTACGAAGGGGGGATTCTGGTCGCGGGCGCTGGATGGGTTCTCGCTGTCGGGGGACTTTACGTTTGCTTCGGGGACTTACTTCACGCCGCACTATGTTTCGACGGTAGCGGAGACAGCTACGGGGACCAACAATACGCTGCGGCCGGACAGGGTTTTTTCGCAGCCGATTCCTGGGCAGGGGACGATCTTGAACTGGTTCAATGCGGCGGCGTTCGCGGCTCCGGCGAACGGGTATGGGACGGCGTCGCGCGGGTCGATTGAGGGGCCGGGGATTGCGGTTGCGGATGCTTCGCTGTCGCGAACGGTGGCACTGGGCGAGACGCGGTCGTTTGAGGCGAGAGTGACATCGACGAATGTCTTCAACACGGTGCAGTACTCGGGGATCGATACGACACTGAACTCGCAGACGTTTGGGCAGGTGACCTCGGCGGCGACGATGCGGCGGTTGACGGTGCTGGCGCGGTACCGGTTTTGA
- the egtB gene encoding ergothioneine biosynthesis protein EgtB — MSQTAETTATAASLLARYQAVRLASKHLCSPLSPEDMMVQSSSEASPVKWHLAHTSWFFETFILREFAAGYQPFHPDFHWLFNSYYNSLGEMPEKKLRASFSRPPLDSILAYRTHVDAAMAALMQHPLEDEAALRIALGLEHEQQHQELIATDIKHALFTNPLHPPYLESPAKQKLDVIAPPLDWIDFAGGITEIGFKLDPTDPIQSVSAFAFDNETPRHPVYLAPYRLATRLVTCAEYLAFIDQNGYNRPELWLSEGWTTNRAENWQAPLYWRRDEETNSGWSIYTMHGFRSLDDLSETPVCHLSFFEADAFARWVGHRLPTEFEWEHAASQLGLLRKELDSQPALLTYQPDPAQSMSAIPAVQANLLETGNLHPTPASALPGLQQIFGDVWEWTASGYTGYPGYKPLPGALGEYNGKFMSSQVILRGGSCVTPATHIRATYRNFFSPATRWQFSGLRLAQDATK; from the coding sequence ATGTCTCAGACAGCTGAAACCACCGCCACTGCAGCATCGCTTCTCGCGCGATACCAAGCCGTTCGTCTGGCGAGCAAGCATCTTTGTAGTCCCTTATCTCCAGAAGACATGATGGTCCAGTCCTCTTCTGAAGCCAGTCCGGTCAAATGGCATCTCGCCCACACCAGCTGGTTCTTCGAGACGTTTATCCTCCGCGAGTTCGCCGCTGGCTACCAGCCCTTTCATCCCGACTTTCACTGGCTCTTCAACAGCTACTACAACTCCCTTGGTGAGATGCCCGAGAAGAAACTTCGCGCCTCCTTCTCCCGCCCACCCCTCGATTCCATCCTCGCCTACCGCACCCACGTAGACGCAGCCATGGCTGCCCTAATGCAGCATCCCCTTGAAGACGAAGCTGCGCTCCGCATCGCTCTCGGCCTCGAGCATGAGCAGCAGCACCAGGAGCTCATCGCCACCGACATCAAGCACGCTCTCTTCACCAACCCGCTCCATCCTCCCTACCTCGAGTCACCCGCGAAGCAGAAGCTCGACGTCATCGCCCCGCCTCTGGACTGGATCGACTTCGCTGGAGGCATCACCGAAATCGGCTTCAAACTCGATCCCACTGACCCAATCCAGTCCGTTTCCGCATTCGCCTTTGACAACGAGACCCCCCGCCACCCCGTCTATCTCGCGCCCTATCGCCTCGCCACGCGTCTTGTCACCTGCGCCGAATACCTCGCCTTCATCGACCAGAACGGTTACAACCGCCCCGAGCTTTGGCTCTCCGAGGGTTGGACCACTAACCGTGCAGAAAACTGGCAGGCCCCCCTCTACTGGCGCCGCGACGAAGAGACCAACTCCGGCTGGTCCATCTACACCATGCACGGCTTCCGCTCGCTCGACGACCTCAGCGAGACCCCTGTCTGCCATCTAAGCTTCTTCGAAGCCGACGCCTTCGCCCGGTGGGTGGGCCACCGTCTCCCCACCGAGTTCGAGTGGGAGCACGCCGCCAGCCAACTCGGCCTTCTCCGCAAAGAGCTCGACTCGCAACCCGCGCTCCTCACCTACCAGCCTGACCCCGCGCAGAGCATGTCCGCCATTCCAGCCGTTCAGGCCAATCTCCTGGAGACCGGAAACCTCCATCCAACCCCTGCATCTGCCCTCCCCGGCCTGCAGCAGATCTTCGGCGATGTCTGGGAGTGGACCGCCAGCGGCTACACGGGCTATCCCGGCTACAAGCCCCTTCCCGGCGCGCTTGGCGAGTACAACGGCAAGTTCATGTCCTCCCAGGTCATTCTCCGAGGAGGATCCTGTGTCACGCCAGCCACACACATCCGCGCCACGTACCGAAACTTCTTCTCACCCGCAACGCGCTGGCAGTTCTCCGGACTCCGCCTCGCTCAGGACGCCACCAAATAA
- a CDS encoding tetratricopeptide repeat protein, with translation MTLLLPVLGLALSNPPLTSQKLSPAATPDAQRDLRHQSADWFAIEPHLPDPATASPQKLEIAADVLRARRFPEDALVYYGYALQRGGPEQELLIRMGVTELDLRHIAVARTYFLRVVHLQKKNSQGWNNLGAAEYIDGRYGTAISDYSKAIKLDRKSAIYHSNLGTAYFEEKSFEKARQQFDIALTLDPDMMQHHGASGIEAHMLSPADHAHYCFEIARLYAHRGDEEDMLRYLTLASEGGYDVLGSMGSDEVLAKYRKDPRVISLVKNANALRNAKTSVADARSGGVPPLLPQIPN, from the coding sequence TTGACTCTTCTTCTCCCAGTTCTTGGTTTAGCGCTTTCCAATCCTCCCCTGACGTCGCAGAAGCTTTCTCCTGCGGCCACCCCTGATGCCCAGCGCGATCTACGCCACCAAAGCGCCGACTGGTTCGCCATCGAACCTCATCTTCCCGATCCGGCGACTGCGAGCCCGCAGAAGCTGGAGATCGCTGCGGACGTTCTACGGGCGCGACGTTTTCCGGAAGATGCGCTGGTCTATTACGGATATGCGCTGCAGCGCGGTGGGCCTGAGCAGGAGCTGCTCATCCGAATGGGCGTAACTGAGCTTGACCTGCGACATATAGCAGTTGCGCGCACTTATTTTCTGCGGGTGGTTCATCTACAGAAGAAGAACTCACAGGGATGGAACAATCTTGGCGCGGCCGAATATATAGATGGGCGCTATGGGACGGCAATCTCCGACTACAGCAAGGCCATCAAGCTGGATAGGAAATCGGCGATCTATCACTCCAACCTGGGAACCGCATACTTCGAAGAGAAGAGCTTCGAGAAGGCGCGGCAGCAGTTCGATATCGCGCTGACGCTGGATCCGGACATGATGCAGCATCATGGAGCGAGCGGGATTGAAGCTCATATGCTCTCGCCGGCGGATCATGCGCATTATTGCTTCGAGATAGCGCGGCTCTATGCACATCGCGGCGATGAAGAGGATATGCTTCGCTACCTTACGCTCGCCAGTGAAGGTGGATACGACGTGTTGGGATCGATGGGTTCCGACGAAGTGTTGGCGAAGTATCGCAAAGATCCGCGCGTGATAAGCCTGGTGAAGAATGCGAATGCTCTGCGAAACGCGAAGACGTCGGTCGCGGATGCGCGAAGCGGCGGTGTACCGCCACTGTTGCCGCAGATTCCCAACTAA